From the Synechococcus sp. KORDI-49 genome, the window TTGAGCGCCGAGGCGCTGGACAAGGTCAAGATCCTCCATCAGAGGAATCGGCCGATATCCCCCCACAGCGGAGTAGAGCCTGCGGTGGATCAGGAGCCCCTGATCGCCGTAGGGGCGTTGCCGCCAGCGACTGCGCCAGGCCACGGCCGCCTCCAGCAGACGCAGCATCGGGCGCTGTTCCGAGACCCTGAAATCGAAGTACCAGGCCTGTCTCTCCGCGTCAGGACGTTCCAGCACCGCTGTGACGGCGTCGACCCAGCCCATGGGCAGACGGCTGTCGGCATGCAGCACCAGCAGCCAGGGTCCGTGCGCCTGGGCGGCCCCCCAGCGCAGTTGCTGCCCGCGGCCAGCGACAGGGCTTCGCAGCAGGCCGGCCCCGCCGATGCGGGTCACCGCAGCCGTGGCATCGCCACTGCCCCCATCCACCACAAGAATCTCCAGATCCCCCGGCCATGTGGCCAGATCCGCGAGCAGCAGTGGGAGGGTGCCGGCTTCGTTGAGGGCCGGAATCACCACGCTCAGCCCAGCCAAGGCCGCAGATCCGTCAGCTGATCGAGGTCGTTGCGTTCCCCCAGCAGCATCGTGCTGACTCCGCGATCGGCCGCCTGCGCCAGCGTGCTGGCGAGCACCCGTTCCCCGCCCCAGGGGATGCCGCTCAGCGGCCAGAGCGCCGGTTGCCTCAGCAGCTCCCGGGACAGCCCGATCAGCCAGTAACCGCCGTCCTCCGCCGGCCCCAGCACCAGGTCGCTGCGTTGGAGCATCTCGATGGCCGCCAGCAGGTCACGGCGGTTCAGCCACGGCAGATCCGTTCCGATCACGAGGGTCGGACCGTCGGTTCGGCGGGACAGCAGCAGCTGCCGTCGCAGCCGCGTGCCCAGCCCTCCGCCTCCCTGAAGCCGGACGGAGCCGACGCCGAGGCTGCCAGCCCAACGCCTTGCTGCGCCAGGCCCTGTTCCACTCACCGCCAGCACAACATCCAGTTGCCCGTCCTGTTGCAGCCGCTTCGCCACGGCCAGGGTGTGTCCGGTCAGCCGTCGCTGAATGTGCGCTGCCCGTTCGGCGGCAACGGGGTGCTGCAGCACCTGGCTGAGATCGTGCGCCAGGCGACGTTTGCAGCGTCCTGCCGCGGGCCAACGGGCCATCACCACAAGCGCGGCTCCTGGCGGCATCTCAGCTCTTGCGCGGCAGTTCCTTGGGACGCACCTCAACGGTGAGTGGCTGCCCCTTCCGCTCCAGCATCAGCTGCATCGGTTCGCCGACCTGACCGCGATCCACGGCCAGCTGCACCTCCGAGGGGTTGCTGACCTCGGCACCGTCCACCTTCTGAATCAGGTCGCACTGCTGGATGCCGGCTTCGGCCGCCGGGGTGCCGGGCACCACTTCCACCACCAGAACGCCGTTGACCTCCGGGACTTCGCAGGTGTTGCCCGTGGCGTTGATCTCGCGGGCCAGCTGCGGGGTGAGGCTGCGCAGCTGCACGCCGATGAACGGATGGGAGGCCTGTCCGGTGCTGACGATCTGCTGGGCGATGCGCTTGGCCAGGTTGATCGGCACCGCGAAGCTGAGGCCGGCACCCGGTGCCTGCCGGATCGCCGTGTTCATTCCGATCACCTGGCCGGAGGCATTGATCAGCGGGCCGCCGCTGTTGCCGGGATTCACGGCTGCATCCGTCTGGATGTAGGGAACCCGCTGGCCGGCTCCGATGGCGTTGGTGCGGCCCACGGCACTGATGATGCCGGCGGTGACGGTGTTGTTGAGGCCGAAGGGATTGCCGATGGCGATCGCCCATTCCCCCGGTCGCAGCGTGTTGGAGTCCCCGAGGCTGGCCACGGGCAGGTTTTCGGCCACCACCTTCACCACCGCCACGTCGGTGAGTGGATCGCCACCGAGCACCTTCCCATTGAAGCTGCGGCCATCCGGAAGTGTCACGGCCACGGTGTCCGCTCCCCGCACCACATGTTCGTTGGTGAAGATCAGACCGTTGGTGCGGGTGATGAACCCGGAGCCCTGCCCCTGCTGGCGCTGGGTCGACGGCCCAAATCCGAACATGCTGCCCAGCGGGTTGTTCACCTCCTTCACCGTGTCGATCCGGACCACCGCAGGGCCTACGCGATCGACCGCTTTGACGATCACGTTCTCGCCCGGTTGAAGCGGTGCCGTCCGGGGTTCGTCGTTCACCACCGGCGGCAGTGTCACC encodes:
- a CDS encoding TIGR04283 family arsenosugar biosynthesis glycosyltransferase, translated to MAGLSVVIPALNEAGTLPLLLADLATWPGDLEILVVDGGSGDATAAVTRIGGAGLLRSPVAGRGQQLRWGAAQAHGPWLLVLHADSRLPMGWVDAVTAVLERPDAERQAWYFDFRVSEQRPMLRLLEAAVAWRSRWRQRPYGDQGLLIHRRLYSAVGGYRPIPLMEDLDLVQRLGAQTRLRRIGHPLITSGRRWRRQGVLHLAWRNALLRRRWARGAPADGLARDYRR
- a CDS encoding TIGR04282 family arsenosugar biosynthesis glycosyltransferase produces the protein MPPGAALVVMARWPAAGRCKRRLAHDLSQVLQHPVAAERAAHIQRRLTGHTLAVAKRLQQDGQLDVVLAVSGTGPGAARRWAGSLGVGSVRLQGGGGLGTRLRRQLLLSRRTDGPTLVIGTDLPWLNRRDLLAAIEMLQRSDLVLGPAEDGGYWLIGLSRELLRQPALWPLSGIPWGGERVLASTLAQAADRGVSTMLLGERNDLDQLTDLRPWLG
- a CDS encoding trypsin-like peptidase domain-containing protein; amino-acid sequence: MQRSIAWIGIALIATSLSSCAQLRQQLGLEQEAPVTLPPVVNDEPRTAPLQPGENVIVKAVDRVGPAVVRIDTVKEVNNPLGSMFGFGPSTQRQQGQGSGFITRTNGLIFTNEHVVRGADTVAVTLPDGRSFNGKVLGGDPLTDVAVVKVVAENLPVASLGDSNTLRPGEWAIAIGNPFGLNNTVTAGIISAVGRTNAIGAGQRVPYIQTDAAVNPGNSGGPLINASGQVIGMNTAIRQAPGAGLSFAVPINLAKRIAQQIVSTGQASHPFIGVQLRSLTPQLAREINATGNTCEVPEVNGVLVVEVVPGTPAAEAGIQQCDLIQKVDGAEVSNPSEVQLAVDRGQVGEPMQLMLERKGQPLTVEVRPKELPRKS